Below is a genomic region from Panthera tigris isolate Pti1 chromosome E1, P.tigris_Pti1_mat1.1, whole genome shotgun sequence.
aggCCTGATGGGAGAAATCACCTAAGGGGTGCAATGCAATATTTAAAACGCAAATACCTCATCCCACCGCAGACATACTGACTTAGAAATTTAAGGGAAGGGgttgggaatctgtattttaagaagCATCTGTGGTGACTTAAGTAGCAAAAGGTCCTGCTTGTCAGCTCACtctttcattcatctattcattcatttgacataGTTGTTAAGAAGCATGCTTTGTGCCAGGCTTTACACTAGCAGCTAAGGACAGAGGGCTCAAAATTTAAGGTATGTTTCCCCAGACCCTGACCAGCAGCATAGGAAGCACTTTGaaaacttgctagaaatgcaagaTCTCAGGCCCCGGGCCAGAgcttctgaatcagaatctgcattttaacagggaCCTCAAGTGATTGCAGTGCATAGTAAGACTTGAAAAGCACTGCCTTCCAGGGaacacttttcttccttctctccttcattcACTGGTAGACTTCACACAGACTTAGAAGCCAGGAATCCCAGGCAAGTGGGTGGGGCCCCCAGGCCTTATCTCTTTGTGCCACCTGGTCTCTCTCGGGTGCAGCGGGGAGCTGTGCCTCCCCTCACCTCAACCTCTGCtgcctgggggagggaagggagttcATAGGAGACACTTGAATGGGCTGGAATGACtttgctgaaaaacaaaataggaattaCCTTCCCTCCCACTCTTCCCTGCAAAGGCTTCATTCCtcctgaaaatggaaaaacagctgTCTactcatttccttcttgcctaACTGCCCTTTGCTTTGTGCTCTCTCCCCGTTCAGAGTCCGTATAAGCCTCCCCCTCTACTGTTCCCGACAGGACAGACCACTCCCTTGGGTAGACATTCTcaatgcccgccccccccccccccccaacaagtgACAAAGCTCCTATTCATTTCCTAAGTGTGTTTTGAGCACCTGGCGTGCGAACCTAGTGGTGAGGAGAGGCAGGTGCCTTTTGTCTCCCTCCCCAGCAGCATCTTTCTGctctcctgcctttcctcttTCTGGCCACAGCAGCCTCGCCTCTTCAGGATGTGGTTTCCCAGGGTCCAGTGAAGTCACCAGCCAGGGGACTTTGAGCTTTTTgtcctctttattctttctcagcCTCCTCTGTCCATTTCCCACTTCCGTTCTCAAACAAGAGAGTCTCACCCAAGGAGTTCACATGTTAGGTAATTCAGACTGGAGTTTGGGAACTGGAGAGAGGAAGATTCAGGAGGGTCAGTGGGGAGTCTGGGAGCAACAGAAAGTCAAGTCCTGGGCTCTCTAGGAATGGGAAGAGCAGAGCTGGCCCTGCAGTGGGAGGAGTAAGAGCGGGACTAGTGAGCATTTCAGAGCATTTCAGAgcgtgcatgtgcatacacacacacacacacacacacacacacacacacacacgatctcTTTCCTCCttatcacttctttaaaaatagcatGTGTTCTTCTGTTCCAAGGTGAAAACTCATGGCAAGGTAATGCACAGACTTGGACTCCCCTCCCGACTCCACCCTGCAGGCCCTCCAGAGTACTCCCGGGGATCCTTCTGCTCCCGCCTGTTCCCCTGGCTGCGTGCGCATATAATGTCATGTTCTGTCTGTTCTCTTCTAGGCTTCTGTTTGGAGACAGGCCCTTTTGGTGGGTCCATGAGTCTGGCTACTAcagccaggccccagcccaggTCCACCAGTTCCCTGCTTCTTGTGAAACTGGTCCAGGTAGGAAGCCCCAGATCTCCCTGTCCCAGTGTGGTTAGGGTTCAGTGAGTGTTTCAGGGTACTTTTCAGCCAGGGTGGCCTAACCAGAGGCCCAGCCTCTCAGTTACTGACCCAGAGAGCTAAGAAACCCCAGGAAGACTGATCTGAATTCCAGAGGAGGGCACCCAGGCTAGAGTGCCAGCTGCCCACCTTGTTTAGAGTAGATCTGAGAGACAAAGCAGAAGCCTGAGAGCGGTGGCCTCAGGCAGGGGTGAAGAAGGCttcagggcagagagagccgtGGACCAATGCAGGGGGTGGGCAACGGGGTTCAGCTAttgccaggggctcctgggttccACCCTCATCCTCTCACCTCAATCTTCTGGATCCTCTGGCAGGCAGCCCTTCTGGACATTGCATGATCACGGGAGCAGCGCTCTGGCCCATAATGACGGCCATCTCTTCCCAGATGGCCACTCGGGCCCACAGGTACACGTTGGCATTGCCTACCAATGAGGACAGGGGTGATGGTGCCCTGGACCCAAAGAACGCAGCAGCAGGGCATCCTGGGAGCTGGAGTTCTGGGGACCCTGGGGGCATTTGGTCAAACCATGAAGTGCTTGGGTGCTGAGGGAAGCCAAGCTGTGTGTGGACACCCCCTGAAccgtttgcttttcttctttgtagcCGCTGGGTGAGGGTGATACCTAGTCTGGCTTACTGCACCTTCCTACTGGCGGTCGGCCTGTCCCGGGTCTTCCTCTTAGCACATTTCCCCCACCAGGTGCTGGCTGGCCTAATAACTGGTGAGCAACTGGGGCAACATGGTGGGCCTACGGGGTGCCACTGGCAGTGGGAGGACCCGTATAGGATCCTCCCATCGTATAGCTGACCCCAAGGCCCTTTTATACCTGTCTATTCTGCCAAGCTGCCCTTCAGCTCAGGGGGCTCATATCCCCCAAACTCCCTGAAGCTGCTGTCACCTTACTTCCCTAGGTGCTGCGCTGGGCTGGCTGATGGCCCCCCGGGTACCCATGGAGCGGGAGCTAAGCTTCTATGGATTGACCTCACTGGCCCTCTTGCTGGGTGCCAGCCTCATCTACTGGACCCTTTTTACACTGGGCCTGGATCTTTCTTGGTAAGTCCTGCTTTGAAGTTTGGGCAGGCCGGAGCCCGTTTTGCCTCACCCGTACCCAGCCCGGTGGGTCCCTGGTTTGTCGTAGCCAAAAAGGAACATGTGACCTGTTCACACAGACTCTCCTGGGGTCACAGCACAACATGGGGGTAGACTCCAAAGGGGCTGAGAGCCATTGGCCCTCTAGGTTCCAGAGGGGGGAGGTCTCTCCTGCAaagaccccctcctccccacaggtCCATCAGTCTGGCCTCCAAGTGGTGTGAGCGGCCTGAGTGGGTGCACTTGGATAGCCGGCCCTTTGCCTCCCTGAGCCGTGACTCAGGGGCCGCCCTGGGTCTGGGCATTGCCCTGCACTCTCCCTGCTATGCCCAGGTACGGCGAGCATACCTGGGACATGGCCAGAAGATAGTCTGTCTTGTGCTGGCCGTGGGGCTGCTGGGCCCCCTGGACTGGCTGGGCTACCCACCTCAGATCAGCCTTTTCTATATCTTCAATTTCCTCAAGTACACCCTCTGGCCATGCCTCGTCCTGGCCCTTGTGCCCTGGGTGGTGCACACGTTCAGTGCCCAGGAAATACCACCCATCCGCTCTTCCTGACTTCAAGTGCCTCCTATTGCCacttgccccgccccccccaaagcCAACACTCCGTGATCTGtgacctccctcccccactccaggaGGCAGCCCCATCCCCTTCCGGCTCCCACAGGCCCCGGTCGTCCTCAGTCTCCCACTTCTCCAGCATCTGGTCTTCACCCCAAAGGGccttctttctcccaaaaatgcCGGTCCTTTTGCCTTCCCCTGAGTCCCCGGAGAGCTAAGGCAACATCAAGACCAGTGGGGTCCTGTAACACTGTGAGGGGTTCACAGAGGCCCCAATAAAAGCCCTTGAATacatctggatttcttttttgccTATGCGCACATTTCCGTTGaacttgcctgtgtgtgtgcaagtgagaCCCTTGCCAGGCCACCTGTTGtacactccccctccccctacaACGCTTGTTTCCAGAGACCCTCAGCCTGGGCCCAGCATCATCGGCTAGGCCACAAGAGAGGTCCCATGAGATGCTATGGCTACATTCAGTGACACCTTGTCTTTAATCTACAGGACAGAgactccactccctcccaccccagcctcctgtTTCCTAA
It encodes:
- the G6PC3 gene encoding glucose-6-phosphatase 3, translating into MESTLGAGIAMAEALQNQLPWLENVWLWVTFLGDPKSLFLFYFPAAYYASRRVGIAVLWISLITEWLNLVFKWLLFGDRPFWWVHESGYYSQAPAQVHQFPASCETGPGSPSGHCMITGAALWPIMTAISSQMATRAHSRWVRVIPSLAYCTFLLAVGLSRVFLLAHFPHQVLAGLITGAALGWLMAPRVPMERELSFYGLTSLALLLGASLIYWTLFTLGLDLSWSISLASKWCERPEWVHLDSRPFASLSRDSGAALGLGIALHSPCYAQVRRAYLGHGQKIVCLVLAVGLLGPLDWLGYPPQISLFYIFNFLKYTLWPCLVLALVPWVVHTFSAQEIPPIRSS